The following coding sequences lie in one Prochlorococcus marinus XMU1411 genomic window:
- a CDS encoding prephenate/arogenate dehydrogenase, translating to MKIGIVGLGLIGGSLGLKLQSLNHTIYGIANNEFNEKKAKDKKLANFVSCDLCLLKKCELIILALPIKDLISPSQQLVASIPQETILTDVGSVKEPIVNTWENLHPLFIGSHPMAGTEKKGVDSGFEGLFKNAKWIITPTKNSDLNSVKTITELIKSMDCEICQASPKEHDEAVSLISHLPIFLASALIETAQIKNNQSLLDLTQKLAATGFADTSRVGGGNEQLGLDLAINNQINVLNSINNFKNKLNILESLIKEKNWDLLSKKLAEAKENRQNFIN from the coding sequence ATGAAAATTGGAATAGTAGGATTAGGTTTAATTGGCGGTTCTTTAGGATTAAAACTCCAAAGTCTAAATCATACAATTTATGGAATAGCAAATAATGAATTTAATGAAAAAAAAGCTAAGGATAAAAAACTTGCAAATTTTGTTAGCTGTGATCTGTGCTTATTAAAAAAATGTGAGCTAATAATTTTAGCATTGCCTATCAAAGATTTGATCAGTCCGTCTCAACAATTAGTAGCATCAATACCGCAGGAAACAATACTAACTGATGTAGGCTCTGTAAAAGAACCAATTGTAAATACATGGGAAAATTTACATCCTCTATTTATTGGATCCCATCCAATGGCAGGAACAGAAAAAAAAGGAGTTGATTCAGGTTTTGAAGGTCTTTTTAAAAATGCAAAATGGATTATTACCCCAACAAAAAATAGTGATTTAAATTCAGTCAAAACTATTACCGAGCTCATCAAATCAATGGATTGTGAAATTTGCCAAGCTTCGCCAAAAGAGCATGATGAAGCAGTATCTCTAATTTCTCATTTGCCAATATTTTTAGCTTCTGCCCTCATAGAAACTGCGCAAATAAAAAATAATCAATCTTTATTAGATCTCACGCAAAAATTAGCTGCTACAGGATTTGCTGACACTTCGAGGGTTGGCGGAGGCAATGAACAATTAGGCTTAGATTTAGCTATTAATAATCAGATTAATGTTTTAAATTCCATAAATAATTTTAAAAATAAGCTAAATATACTGGAATCTCTTATTAAAGAAAAAAATTGGGATTTACTTTCTAAAAAACTTGCTGAAGCAAAAGAAAACAGACAAAATTTTATAAACTAA
- the crtD gene encoding C-3',4' desaturase CrtD, whose protein sequence is MRKSEVIVVGAGIAGLTSAAILSKQGLSVTLIESHTQAGGCAGTFKRKNYTFDVGATQVAGLEKGGIHSRIFDFLDIPSPEAAILDPACIVDLNDGGNPISIWYERSKWIAEREMQFPGSQRFWKLCTLIHESNWIFANNNPVLPISNFWDFSQLLKALVPSNLVTGILLKSTIFDLLRICGLSKNERLIKFLNLQLKLYSQEDVYNTAALYGSTVLQMCQQPHGLWHLKKSMQSLSESLESSLIKTGVNLIFGQEVNSITFDEVNMCWQVSANSKKKSFIYQAKDVIYTAPPQSLLKHLKDPLERKKDYKNRLNNLPDPSGAVVFYSALKKEHIKKTFSNHYQFVSKEFCSLFVSISDDGDGRAPKGEVTLIASIFTNTKDWFDLDKQTYLKKKNGFMKKISLELESQFDIDPEKWLHRELATPLGFEKWTKRPNGIVGGLGQNPDIFGLFGLSSRTPFEGLWLCGDSIYPGEGTAGVSQSALMVSRQILASKGIVNFSL, encoded by the coding sequence ATGAGAAAGTCTGAAGTTATTGTTGTAGGCGCTGGTATAGCAGGACTAACTTCTGCAGCGATTTTATCAAAACAAGGCTTATCAGTTACTTTAATCGAATCTCATACTCAAGCTGGAGGATGTGCCGGGACTTTTAAAAGAAAAAATTATACTTTCGATGTTGGCGCAACTCAGGTTGCTGGTTTAGAGAAGGGAGGAATACATTCTAGAATTTTTGATTTTTTAGATATTCCATCCCCAGAAGCTGCAATTTTAGACCCCGCTTGCATTGTTGATTTAAATGATGGTGGTAATCCTATATCTATTTGGTATGAAAGAAGTAAATGGATTGCTGAACGAGAAATGCAATTTCCTGGGAGTCAAAGATTTTGGAAACTTTGTACCCTAATACATGAAAGTAATTGGATATTTGCTAATAATAATCCTGTATTACCGATAAGTAATTTTTGGGATTTTTCTCAACTTCTTAAAGCACTAGTACCTTCAAACCTTGTCACAGGTATCTTACTTAAATCTACTATTTTTGATCTATTGCGGATATGTGGATTATCCAAGAATGAGCGCTTGATTAAATTTTTAAATCTTCAACTAAAACTTTATTCTCAAGAGGACGTTTATAATACCGCAGCATTGTATGGTTCTACTGTTCTTCAAATGTGTCAACAGCCACATGGTCTGTGGCATCTTAAAAAATCTATGCAGTCATTAAGTGAATCATTAGAAAGTTCATTGATTAAAACTGGAGTTAATTTAATTTTTGGACAGGAAGTTAATTCTATAACTTTTGACGAAGTAAATATGTGTTGGCAAGTATCTGCTAATTCGAAAAAAAAATCATTTATTTACCAAGCAAAAGATGTGATTTACACCGCGCCTCCACAATCTTTGCTCAAGCATTTGAAAGATCCTTTAGAAAGAAAAAAAGATTATAAAAATCGACTTAATAATTTGCCTGATCCAAGTGGAGCTGTAGTTTTTTATTCAGCCTTAAAAAAGGAACATATTAAAAAAACATTCTCCAATCATTATCAATTTGTTTCGAAAGAATTTTGTTCGTTATTTGTATCAATTAGTGATGATGGTGATGGAAGAGCACCAAAAGGTGAGGTTACTCTAATTGCCAGTATCTTTACTAACACTAAAGATTGGTTTGATCTAGATAAACAAACTTACTTAAAGAAGAAAAATGGTTTCATGAAAAAAATATCCCTTGAATTAGAAAGTCAATTTGATATTGATCCTGAAAAATGGCTACATAGGGAATTAGCAACTCCATTGGGCTTTGAAAAGTGGACAAAAAGACCTAATGGAATAGTAGGCGGGCTTGGTCAAAATCCAGATATTTTTGGTTTATTTGGATTATCAAGTAGGACACCTTTTGAAGGTTTATGGTTATGTGGAGATTCTATTTATCCAGGAGAGGGGACTGCAGGTGTTAGTCAGTCTGCATTAATGGTTTCAAGACAAATTTTAGCTTCCAAAGGTATAGTAAATTTTAGTTTATAA